The following proteins are encoded in a genomic region of Dyadobacter sp. UC 10:
- the argB gene encoding acetylglutamate kinase, whose translation MPKPLYIVKIGGNVIDNPEACERFLADFARLDGLKILVHGGGKVATQIAAKLQIETQMVDGRRITDKPMLDVVTMVYGGLVNKNLVARLQALQCNAIGLTGADGGIIRSVKRPLKTIDYGFVGDIEEVNAKQIMALLNSNLVPLIAPLTYSDEGLLLNTNADTMASAIAVAMGGEFGVNLIYCFEKKGVLSDPEDDDSVISNLTPESYESFKSSGAIYKGMIPKLDNAFAALRAGVTRVSICHADDLLRSTRSAAGTAITL comes from the coding sequence ATGCCAAAGCCTTTATACATCGTCAAAATCGGGGGTAATGTAATTGATAACCCGGAAGCCTGCGAACGTTTCCTCGCTGATTTCGCCAGACTGGATGGGTTAAAGATCCTGGTACACGGCGGCGGAAAGGTAGCTACACAGATCGCCGCAAAGTTACAGATCGAAACGCAGATGGTCGATGGCCGGAGGATTACAGACAAGCCTATGCTGGATGTGGTAACGATGGTGTACGGTGGTTTGGTTAACAAAAACCTGGTTGCCCGGTTGCAGGCGTTACAATGCAATGCAATTGGCCTCACCGGCGCTGACGGTGGAATCATACGTTCCGTAAAACGTCCCCTGAAAACGATCGACTATGGTTTCGTGGGTGATATTGAGGAGGTTAATGCCAAGCAAATCATGGCATTGCTCAACAGCAACCTGGTTCCGCTCATTGCTCCGTTAACGTATAGTGATGAAGGGTTACTTCTTAATACCAATGCTGATACAATGGCGTCCGCTATTGCCGTTGCTATGGGGGGAGAATTTGGGGTTAATCTGATCTATTGTTTCGAGAAAAAAGGCGTGTTGTCCGATCCGGAAGATGACGACTCGGTCATTTCAAACCTTACTCCGGAATCTTACGAATCTTTCAAATCTTCCGGTGCTATATATAAAGGAATGATCCCTAAGCTCGATAATGCTTTTGCTGCGCTGCGCGCCGGGGTGACGCGCGTAAGCATCTGTCACGCAGACGACCTGCTCAGGTCGACGCGGTCGGCGGCTGGCACTGCAATTACACTTTGA